ACACAAAATAGCTTCTCCAGCCTCCCACGGCATTTCCGGGAATGACGAGAAGTCCGAAAGGCATGGTCCAAAGCATGGACGGCGTAGAAAGCATGTGACTGAGTTTCCAAACCAGAAAAACGATGATCAAGGCGTTAAATAATTTATCCAAAACCGGACGTTCTGCAAAATCGGTTTTTTTGAATTTGTGTTTCATGGCGAAATAACCGGCAACGCCGGATATTCCGACAAGCAGCCAGTCCAGTCGGATCATCAGAAAACCTACTTGCAAAACGTCGGGCATGAACATTCCTCCTAACCGATCAGTCGCCAGAATTTATCCTCTTTCAACGTCTGTTCCCCCTTAAGTATGCGATCGCCGCTGCGTTCACCGTCACACCCCTCAAAATCCCGTAAACCCGCCGTACAGTTCGATGAGAAAGACCGTAATCTTCGTCATCCGGTCGGTATAAAGCAAAATGCCGATCAGGACCATGAGCGCGCCGCCGATTTTCATCATCGGTTCCGAATATTTGACGATCCACTTCATTTTCCCGATGAAAAACGCCATGACGAAAAATGGGACGGCAAAGCCCAACGTATAGGCGACGGTATATACCAGCGCCTGTTTCGGCTGGGTCATGCCGAGCGTCAACACCGCGGTCAAAATCGGACCGACGCACGGCGTCCAACCGGCGGCATACGTGATTCCGACCAAAACGGATCCCGCATATCCGATCGGTTTGCGCTCGAACGTAAAACGCATTTCTTTCATCAGCAGTTTCGGTGTGAACAGGCCGAGCATCATCAAACCCATGGCGACAACCAAAACTCCACCCAATTTCCGGATGAGATCCCGGTATCCGGAAAACAGCTCTCCGATCCAACCGGCCGACATCCCCAACGCAAAAAAAACGACGGAAAACCCAACGATGAAAAAAGCCGTGTGCAACAGCGCCTGCCTCTGGAAAATCCCCCTTCCTTCTTTCAGATCCTTGACCGAAACGCCCGTGATGTACGACAGGAACGAAGGATACAAGGGCAAACAGCACGGCGATACAAAAGACAGAAATCCCGCGCCGAAAGCAAGCCACACGGTCAAGTCCGCGGCACTCACCCCGCATTCCCCCTTTTTCCACTACGGTACGTAGTGCGAGTGATTCACGCACACCCGCCCATCCCCATGCCCAACACCGCCAACAAAATCGATGCGGACGCGATCACCGGTTTCGGTCGCAGGAACGAAATGGAAACGGGCTTGCCCGGATCGAGGACCTGCAAAATCCGGTAGTTAATCGCCGCATCGGCGAAAGAAACGCCGTCTTCGGCCTTTCGGACCTTCCCGTCCGACAGACGCAACAGCACTTTTCCCAGGTAATATTCCGTCCCCATCTGCCGTATGACATACCGGTCGGCCAAAAGTTCTTTCCAGATCCTATAGTGCCGTGCCGCGGCTTTGATGATCAGGATATACGCCAACCCCTCGGCGATGACCGCGAGCAAGAAAGATTTGAGCGGATCGTACCGGCGGCAGTGATATCGTTCATGAAGCAGTACGGCCTCCGCTTCCCGTCCGGAAAACATCCGGAACAATCCCGTCG
This region of Candidatus Reconcilbacillus cellulovorans genomic DNA includes:
- a CDS encoding peptidase M56, whose translation is MRSVLMPKLSFGFALLIGLFVLFQMGLFAVHPVWNAPLQWNLFQYCLAVVRETAVGHDLVKTAFRLLIVYTVGRILWRIIRQWVSTRKWTRVIRSRTDRESTERLNDRYRHWKTRFVAVRDDAFVAVTMGLFKPRIVVSTGLFRMFSGREAEAVLLHERYHCRRYDPLKSFLLAVIAEGLAYILIIKAAARHYRIWKELLADRYVIRQMGTEYYLGKVLLRLSDGKVRKAEDGVSFADAAINYRILQVLDPGKPVSISFLRPKPVIASASILLAVLGMGMGGCA
- a CDS encoding cytochrome C biogenesis protein CcdA produces the protein MSAADLTVWLAFGAGFLSFVSPCCLPLYPSFLSYITGVSVKDLKEGRGIFQRQALLHTAFFIVGFSVVFFALGMSAGWIGELFSGYRDLIRKLGGVLVVAMGLMMLGLFTPKLLMKEMRFTFERKPIGYAGSVLVGITYAAGWTPCVGPILTAVLTLGMTQPKQALVYTVAYTLGFAVPFFVMAFFIGKMKWIVKYSEPMMKIGGALMVLIGILLYTDRMTKITVFLIELYGGFTGF